The stretch of DNA CTATATAATCTTCTAAATTATTGTTAGGATCTACTTCTTTTTTAGCTTCTTTAATTAATGTAGAAATCTTAACCATCCCTAATTTCTCTGTTGGAGAATCTGTATAATAATCATAATCCATTAAATTTGAATGCATATCTGTTGTAGCCATTATACGAAGATTAACAGTATCTTTGTCTCCACTAGCACTCTTTTTAGATGTTGATCCACAACCTGAAAATACAAATGATGTTGCAACTAATTGCGTAGCTATAAGCATTGCTAATAATTTTTTCTTCTCATCCTAATTACCATCCCTTAGTTTTTTAATTTTTGTTATTTCTGAAACGTTTCATAATCCAAAAGTATTTTTATATAATTTAATTAAACTTATAATCAATATTTTCCCATATAATAACTTAATTTTACCATAATACCGATTACATAACAATTATTTTGACTTTTTTTATAAAAAATTTATATTTAACCTATTTTTTTGATAAGATAACTATAGATTTCATTAAATTGTTTACATTTTAAAATATATTTACTATTTTTAATTAATTTTAATAAAAAAAGGTATTCAGATTAATTTCTAAATACCTTAAAAGTAAATTAGCATTCGTTAGCATATTCAAATCCTAACAAATCTAAAATTTTATCGCCTATATTTCTTTCTTTTCCTTTGTATGGAAAGCAATGAATATGTATAGCTGGGTTAAAATTAAGTTCTATTATTGCATAATCAGAATTTTCATCATTATAATCTTCTATAATCATATCTACTCCGCATATTTTAGCTCCTATAACTTTAGCTGCATCTACAGCTATCTTTTTAAAACTTTCATTTACATCTTCTGTATAGTCTATACTATCTCCACCTGTACTTATATTAGAATTTTCTCTAAGATATACGATTTCTTTATTATGTGGAATATAATCAAAAGTCTTGCCTCTTTGCTTTAAGAAAAGTTCCACTGTTTCATCTAAAACAATTTTTTCTAAAGGAGTTTTATATCCTTTTCCTCTTAAGGAATCTTTATTTTTTTCAAAGACTAAATCTCTTATACTATGTAGTCCATCACCTAATACATTTGCAGGAACTCTATGTAATATTCCTTCTACCTTATCTCCTATAACTAAAAATCTATATTCTTTTCCCTTAATAAATTCTTCTATAAGGACAGTATTATCATATTTAAATGCAAAGGTTAAAGCTTTTATTATATCCTCTTTGCTTGCACCTTTAGTAAATATACTTACTCCTAGACCAAAATTAGTGGATTTAGGCTTAATTACTATTTCCTTATTTATAAATTCATCAATACTATTTATTCCTTCTTCTAAAGAATAAAATTCTTTCCCTAAAGGTACTTTAACTCCATTTTTATGTAATATTTTTTTAGTTACAGTTTTATTTTCCATCATTAAAATAGATATGTAAGTATCTACAGAAGTTTTAGTTGCTTGTTTTATATATTCTATATGGTTTTTCTTTTTTAAAGCTATGAAATTATCATTCTTATCTATTATTTCAATTTCTAAACCTCTTTTAATTGCATCTTTTAATAATATTTGAGTAGATAACTCTAAATTTTCATATCCTACTAATTTATATCTATTATCATAAGATTGATTTTTATACTCTTTAGCTAATTTAAGATTTGCATTTATGTATCCTTCTTTTCTAGCCATTTCTGTAATTCTACTTGCATAAGTAATATTAGGATTTTTAACTTTTTCTATTTGGTTTTCTATAACCTTTTCTTGATTTAAGTTAAAGTCTATATTTAATTTATATATTTCATTAAGTATGACCATTGCCCACTTGTCTTTTTCTATAACTTCTCCATTTCTCTTAAGTAATATATTTTTTTGACCATAATTAGCTACAATTTTTTGATTATATAATGCTTCTTCTTGCCACTTTTCGTAATATACCTCTTCTTCATTTAAAAGAAATAAAGTAAATAAGTTTACAAATTTTAAGTCTTCTAAGCTAATACCTACTTTATCAAAAGGATTAATATCAATACTTCTAATCTCTAAGTATTTAATCCCATCTTCTAGTAATGAATCTAAAAATCTATTATTATCCCTAGCCTTTAATCTAATTTGACTATATAGCTCCTTATGACTATCTATAATTTCTTCTTTTACATAATCTTTTATACTTCCAACATAACTTTTTACATTTGTATAGTCTGGAAATAGCTCTATTTTATTACCATATCCACAGTCTCCATTTCTGTACGATAAAGCTCCATCATTACTAAATGTATCATCTGCTATTTTTTGTAGTTTTTTAATACATTCTCCAGCATAACTGCCATGTATTATTGCTGCTCCTCCTAAAAGATAAATTAAAAGCCATCTATATCTTAAGTAATTTCTAGCTACCTTTAAATAAATATCATCTCTAAAATCTTTATAGCTTTTATCTTTTTTTGATTTTTCATATAGCTTTTCTATTATAGATTCACTATAAGAAAAATTATAATGAATACCTGAAATTAATTGTTTTTTTCCACCATATTTTTTAAATAATTTTTCTCTATACTCTCTAGCTTTTCTTCCTTCTTCTTTACATTTACAAAACTCTGCAATAGGAATGTTATGATTTTCTGGAATATCACACGGCATGGATTGTGGCCATAAAT from Clostridium chauvoei encodes:
- the gshAB gene encoding bifunctional glutamate--cysteine ligase GshA/glutathione synthetase GshB codes for the protein MLYNIKDKLSKKELLNGGYGLERESLRVDSEGRLSLKPHSKNFHGKMSNPYITTDFSESQVELITPVCNSAEEVYNFCSALFDIVDSEIKDEYLWPQSMPCDIPENHNIPIAEFCKCKEEGRKAREYREKLFKKYGGKKQLISGIHYNFSYSESIIEKLYEKSKKDKSYKDFRDDIYLKVARNYLRYRWLLIYLLGGAAIIHGSYAGECIKKLQKIADDTFSNDGALSYRNGDCGYGNKIELFPDYTNVKSYVGSIKDYVKEEIIDSHKELYSQIRLKARDNNRFLDSLLEDGIKYLEIRSIDINPFDKVGISLEDLKFVNLFTLFLLNEEEVYYEKWQEEALYNQKIVANYGQKNILLKRNGEVIEKDKWAMVILNEIYKLNIDFNLNQEKVIENQIEKVKNPNITYASRITEMARKEGYINANLKLAKEYKNQSYDNRYKLVGYENLELSTQILLKDAIKRGLEIEIIDKNDNFIALKKKNHIEYIKQATKTSVDTYISILMMENKTVTKKILHKNGVKVPLGKEFYSLEEGINSIDEFINKEIVIKPKSTNFGLGVSIFTKGASKEDIIKALTFAFKYDNTVLIEEFIKGKEYRFLVIGDKVEGILHRVPANVLGDGLHSIRDLVFEKNKDSLRGKGYKTPLEKIVLDETVELFLKQRGKTFDYIPHNKEIVYLRENSNISTGGDSIDYTEDVNESFKKIAVDAAKVIGAKICGVDMIIEDYNDENSDYAIIELNFNPAIHIHCFPYKGKERNIGDKILDLLGFEYANEC